The Caldanaerobius fijiensis DSM 17918 genome includes a region encoding these proteins:
- a CDS encoding Na+/H+ antiporter NhaC family protein, translating into MKRRMRLFLAILLVMLFSANVAFAEGTDNVAQNVQRFGFWTLLPPLVAILLAFISKNVVLSLFLGVFTGTFLLSLNGSGIFNALLNGFLLIINKVLSSMADPWNAGVILQCLTIGGVIALISKMGGAKAIAESLAKRAKSPTSVQLITWLLGIIVFFDDYANSLIVGPIMRPIADKMKVSREKLSFIVDATAAPVTGIALISTWVGYEISLIKDGYSAIGQNVNAYGIFVASVPYRFYNILILAFIAFVAISLRDFGPMLKAERRARTTGKVLSDNAKPMAAINTKEFEPVKGIKMSIWNAIVPIGVLMVAALLGFYYNGYNAIMSGKDKELINLLKTSPMSFDAIREAFGASDASVVLFQAALLASLVAIAMGVGKKIFTLGEAIDTWINGMKSLVITGVILLLAWSLSSTIKELGTAQYLVSVLSDEIPRFLLPSIIFVMGSIISFATGTSFGTMGILMPLTIPLAYAIYPNPQYMVICVSSVLTGAIFGDHCSPISDTTILSSMGTSCDHMDHVNTQIWYSIVVGIITVLFGYIPVGLGVPVYIELPVAIIITALTVYLLGKPVDNIKAAEINNVKSTKVVTDQ; encoded by the coding sequence ATGAAAAGACGTATGAGGTTATTTTTAGCAATTTTATTAGTGATGCTGTTTTCTGCAAACGTTGCTTTTGCCGAAGGAACGGATAACGTTGCCCAAAATGTACAAAGGTTTGGCTTCTGGACCTTGCTTCCACCGCTTGTTGCCATATTATTAGCATTCATATCTAAAAATGTGGTACTTTCGCTGTTTTTAGGTGTATTTACGGGGACGTTTCTTTTGAGCTTAAATGGTTCAGGTATTTTTAATGCTCTATTAAATGGTTTTTTGCTGATTATAAATAAGGTATTAAGCTCAATGGCTGACCCGTGGAATGCTGGTGTGATCCTTCAGTGTTTAACAATTGGCGGTGTTATAGCATTAATATCTAAAATGGGGGGAGCAAAAGCTATCGCGGAAAGCCTTGCTAAAAGAGCAAAGTCACCTACCAGTGTTCAACTAATCACATGGTTATTAGGAATAATCGTATTTTTTGACGATTATGCTAATTCTTTGATAGTAGGACCTATTATGAGGCCGATAGCAGATAAGATGAAGGTTTCTAGAGAAAAACTTTCATTCATAGTAGATGCTACAGCGGCTCCTGTTACAGGTATCGCACTTATATCTACATGGGTGGGTTATGAAATCAGTTTGATAAAAGACGGATATTCAGCTATTGGTCAAAATGTTAATGCATATGGTATATTTGTTGCGTCTGTTCCTTACAGATTTTACAATATATTAATATTAGCGTTCATAGCCTTTGTTGCCATATCTTTAAGGGATTTTGGACCGATGCTGAAGGCGGAGAGGAGAGCCAGGACTACAGGAAAGGTATTATCTGACAACGCCAAACCTATGGCTGCAATAAATACAAAAGAATTTGAGCCTGTGAAAGGAATAAAAATGAGTATATGGAATGCAATTGTACCAATTGGTGTTTTGATGGTGGCGGCGCTTTTAGGATTTTATTATAACGGTTATAATGCAATAATGAGCGGCAAAGACAAGGAGTTAATCAATCTGCTTAAGACCTCTCCTATGTCGTTTGATGCTATAAGAGAGGCATTTGGTGCTTCAGATGCCAGCGTTGTATTATTTCAGGCGGCACTATTAGCCAGTTTGGTAGCTATTGCGATGGGGGTTGGCAAGAAAATATTTACTCTAGGTGAAGCTATAGATACATGGATAAATGGTATGAAGTCTCTTGTTATTACTGGCGTTATACTGCTCCTGGCGTGGTCATTAAGTAGTACTATTAAAGAATTGGGGACAGCCCAATATCTGGTGTCCGTGTTGTCTGATGAAATACCTCGTTTTCTGTTACCATCTATAATATTTGTAATGGGCTCTATTATATCCTTCGCTACAGGAACATCTTTTGGTACAATGGGCATATTAATGCCGTTGACGATTCCATTGGCCTATGCAATATATCCAAATCCTCAATACATGGTAATATGCGTCAGCAGCGTTTTAACAGGAGCTATTTTTGGAGATCATTGCTCACCCATATCAGATACTACTATACTTTCATCAATGGGAACTTCCTGTGATCATATGGACCATGTAAATACTCAGATATGGTATTCAATTGTGGTTGGTATAATAACTGTGTTATTTGGCTATATACCGGTAGGACTGGGTGTTCCGGTTTATATAGAGCTTCCAGTGGCCATTATTATTACAGCTCTTACTGTATATTTATTGGGTAAACCCGTTGATAATATAAAAGCTGCTGAAATTAATAATGTAAAATCCACCAAAGTAGTAACAGATCAATGA
- a CDS encoding VOC family protein produces MKNIIPEIHVENCKEAIEYYKDIFGGEARNVQLADGMEMFKGYEGKIIHAEIHINKSCIIYLVDKFDDETEASNINLVLEMDSEDEIRRLYNSLSQDGTVKFELQKTFWGAYHAIVTDKFGITWALNYNLR; encoded by the coding sequence GTGAAAAATATTATTCCAGAAATTCATGTGGAAAATTGCAAAGAAGCTATTGAATATTACAAAGATATTTTTGGCGGAGAAGCTAGGAATGTTCAGCTTGCCGATGGTATGGAAATGTTTAAAGGCTATGAAGGGAAAATTATACATGCAGAGATTCATATAAACAAAAGTTGTATTATATATCTTGTAGATAAATTTGATGACGAAACTGAGGCTAGCAATATTAATTTAGTGCTTGAGATGGATAGCGAGGATGAAATTAGAAGATTGTATAATAGCCTGTCTCAAGATGGAACTGTTAAGTTTGAGCTTCAAAAAACATTTTGGGGGGCCTATCATGCAATTGTAACTGATAAATTTGGTATTACATGGGCCTTAAACTATAATTTAAGATAA
- the iorA gene encoding indolepyruvate ferredoxin oxidoreductase subunit alpha: MKELLLGNEAVARGAYEAGVKVATAYPGTPSTEVTENIAKYKEIYSEWSPNEKVAMEVAIGASIAGARAIVSMKHVGLNVAADPLFTVSYTGVNGGLVVLVADDPGLHSSQNEQDSRNYARASFIPMLEPSDSQEAKDFTKLAFELSEKYDTPVFVRMTTRTAHSRGLVELGERQENIKPYKKDINKYVMMPGMAKVRHPIVLERVKKLKEFAENADINKLEWNDTSIGIITSGISYQYVKEAVPEASILKLGMVYPLPEKLIREFASRVKKLYVVEELDPFLETEIKAMGIDVIGKEVFPQLYELSAEIIEKAIKGSYSFRYNKLDEKIPVRPPTLCPGCPHRGVYYVLNKLNLLVTGDIGCYTLGALPPLSAMDTCVCMGASVGMAHGMEKAIGKDFSKKVVAVIGDSTFIHSGITGLIDIVYNKGTSTVIILDNSTTGMTGHQDHPATGFTIKKEPTYALDLETLVRAIGIKDVEVVDPYKVDDVERAVKKAIESDRPSVIICRRPCILLDKNRTYKPFYIDNDTCIECGMCMEIGCPAIKNDQGFYNIDVALCNGCGFCSNICPTQSIKEAGDTI, from the coding sequence TTGAAAGAATTGTTGTTAGGTAATGAAGCTGTTGCCAGGGGGGCATATGAGGCGGGCGTAAAGGTTGCTACAGCCTATCCTGGCACTCCTAGCACAGAGGTTACAGAAAATATTGCAAAATATAAGGAGATATATTCTGAGTGGTCTCCTAATGAAAAAGTTGCTATGGAAGTAGCTATAGGAGCATCTATTGCTGGTGCAAGGGCTATTGTATCTATGAAACATGTAGGTTTAAATGTGGCAGCTGATCCGCTTTTTACCGTTTCATATACAGGAGTAAATGGAGGACTCGTGGTGTTAGTGGCTGATGATCCCGGATTACATAGCTCTCAGAACGAACAGGATAGCCGTAATTACGCCAGAGCGTCATTTATTCCCATGTTGGAACCTTCGGATAGTCAGGAGGCAAAAGATTTTACAAAATTGGCTTTTGAACTCAGCGAAAAATATGATACTCCTGTTTTTGTCAGGATGACTACCAGGACGGCTCACTCCAGAGGATTGGTGGAGCTAGGAGAACGACAGGAGAATATAAAACCTTATAAAAAGGATATAAATAAGTATGTTATGATGCCAGGGATGGCAAAAGTGCGTCATCCAATTGTGTTAGAACGTGTAAAAAAGTTGAAAGAATTTGCAGAGAATGCAGATATAAATAAATTAGAGTGGAATGATACTTCAATAGGTATCATAACCAGTGGCATTTCATACCAATATGTAAAAGAGGCGGTACCTGAGGCGTCAATTTTAAAACTTGGCATGGTATATCCGCTGCCTGAAAAACTGATACGGGAATTTGCCAGCAGGGTTAAAAAGTTGTATGTCGTCGAGGAATTGGATCCGTTTTTGGAAACAGAGATAAAAGCAATGGGTATAGATGTTATCGGCAAAGAGGTATTTCCACAACTGTATGAGTTAAGTGCAGAGATCATAGAAAAAGCCATAAAAGGCTCGTATAGCTTCCGATATAATAAGTTAGATGAAAAAATTCCTGTAAGACCTCCGACGTTATGTCCTGGATGTCCCCATCGCGGTGTATACTATGTTTTAAACAAGTTAAACTTATTGGTAACAGGTGATATAGGGTGTTACACCCTTGGAGCGCTGCCGCCGCTTAGCGCGATGGATACGTGTGTATGCATGGGGGCCAGCGTTGGCATGGCTCATGGTATGGAAAAGGCTATAGGTAAGGATTTTTCTAAAAAAGTTGTGGCGGTAATAGGGGATTCTACATTCATACACTCGGGGATAACAGGTCTTATCGACATCGTATATAATAAGGGGACCTCGACGGTGATAATTCTGGATAATTCTACTACAGGTATGACAGGCCATCAGGATCATCCAGCGACAGGCTTTACGATTAAAAAAGAACCTACGTATGCGTTAGATCTGGAGACACTTGTAAGAGCAATAGGTATAAAGGATGTGGAGGTAGTAGATCCGTATAAGGTTGATGACGTAGAAAGAGCCGTGAAAAAAGCTATTGAGTCTGATCGTCCTTCTGTCATTATATGCCGGAGACCGTGTATATTGTTAGATAAAAATAGGACCTATAAGCCGTTTTACATCGATAATGATACATGTATAGAATGTGGCATGTGTATGGAGATTGGCTGCCCAGCTATAAAAAATGACCAGGGATTCTATAATATTGATGTGGCACTGTGTAATGGATGTGGATTTTGTTCTAATATCTGTCCGACGCAGTCTATAAAGGAAGCTGGTGATACTATATGA
- a CDS encoding phenylacetate--CoA ligase family protein codes for MIWSDNEKLSRSEIEYLQSERLRHLVNYVFERVPFYRRKFEEAGIKPSDIKSTKDIVKLPFTTKDDLRNNYPYGLFAVPMKEVVRIHASSGTTGRPTVVGYTRNDLNTWAELVARIATEAGVSDEDVAQIAFAYGLFTGAFGLHYGLERVGATVVPISSGNTERQINLMRDFGSTVLVSTPSYALYMAEVAEGMGVNPQELSLRLGLFGAEGSTEEMRAELEKRWGILATENYGLSEVMGPGVSGECIYKDGMHIAEDHFIVEVIDPESGEPLPYGQEGELVITPLTKEALPILRYRTRDITSINPEPCRCGRTLARMSKVKGRTDDMLIIRGVNVFPSQIEEVLLNIPEIGPHYQIIVRKNGYMDELEIDVEVLDSSLLERYAELERLREKIRHKLKVALLIDARVNLVEPRSLKRFEGKAKRVIDLRGDSR; via the coding sequence TTGATATGGTCTGATAATGAAAAACTGTCAAGAAGTGAAATCGAATATCTACAATCTGAAAGGTTAAGACACCTTGTTAATTATGTTTTTGAGAGGGTTCCTTTTTACAGGAGAAAATTTGAAGAAGCGGGGATAAAGCCTTCTGACATAAAAAGCACAAAGGATATAGTAAAACTTCCGTTTACAACTAAGGACGATTTAAGAAATAATTATCCTTATGGGCTTTTCGCTGTTCCGATGAAAGAGGTGGTGAGAATTCACGCTTCGTCAGGTACTACAGGAAGGCCTACGGTGGTAGGGTATACAAGAAATGATCTCAATACATGGGCTGAACTAGTAGCGCGTATTGCGACAGAAGCCGGGGTTTCGGATGAAGATGTGGCACAGATAGCATTTGCTTATGGCCTCTTTACAGGAGCATTTGGTTTGCATTATGGTCTGGAGCGAGTAGGGGCAACTGTGGTACCGATATCCAGTGGAAATACGGAAAGGCAGATAAACCTTATGAGGGATTTTGGCTCAACGGTTTTGGTCAGTACACCATCATATGCTTTGTATATGGCAGAAGTGGCTGAAGGAATGGGCGTAAACCCACAGGAATTGTCTTTACGACTTGGGCTTTTTGGAGCGGAAGGTTCGACGGAAGAGATGAGAGCAGAACTGGAAAAACGGTGGGGCATACTGGCTACAGAAAATTATGGTTTAAGTGAGGTTATGGGACCTGGTGTTTCTGGAGAGTGTATATATAAAGATGGTATGCATATAGCTGAAGACCATTTTATAGTTGAAGTTATTGATCCAGAAAGCGGTGAGCCGTTGCCATACGGTCAGGAAGGTGAACTGGTAATAACACCTCTTACAAAAGAGGCATTACCTATACTCCGCTATAGGACAAGAGATATCACCAGTATAAATCCAGAACCCTGTAGATGTGGCAGAACTTTGGCCCGCATGTCCAAAGTCAAGGGCAGAACTGATGATATGCTTATTATACGAGGCGTCAATGTATTTCCATCTCAGATAGAAGAAGTGTTATTGAATATACCGGAGATAGGGCCTCATTATCAGATAATTGTCAGGAAAAACGGGTACATGGATGAGCTTGAGATAGATGTAGAGGTACTTGATTCGTCTTTGCTTGAAAGATATGCAGAACTGGAGCGTTTGAGAGAAAAAATAAGGCATAAGTTGAAGGTGGCATTGTTGATAGATGCCAGAGTAAACCTGGTAGAACCCAGGAGCCTCAAAAGATTTGAAGGAAAAGCAAAACGAGTAATTGATTTGAGGGGTGATAGCCGTTGA
- a CDS encoding alpha-mannosidase, producing the protein MPYYSKVTKFCLEQVRNRIFNAIYEKVAELNIKAWVTPEPVPYEERQKGEEKTLKIGDKWGNLWDCAWFHFTGVVPESLKGKKVVLLIDINGEACIVDENGCPLQGLTNVNSDFDYSLGRPGKRVVPVAERAKGGEIIDIWADAGCNDLFGKYKGNGTIKEAHIAICNEEMRKLYYDFEVLYELMQQLPEDKARHQRILNALNEASMELKNYTEEEAARARSILAVELNKKGGDPSLTISAIGHAHIDLAWLWPIRETIRKGARTFSTALMMMDKYPDYVFGASQPQLYVWIKERYPQLYEKIKKRVAEGRWEPQGAMWVEADTNISGEEALVRQILYGKRFFRSEFNKDIKILWLPDVFGYTGSLPQILKKSGVDYFSTIKLSWSIFNQHPHHTFYWQGIDGSKVLVHMPPEGTYNSSAAPRAIAKAEKEYLDKSVSDNCLLVFGIGDGGGGPGEEHLEYLLREKNLDGIAPVKQEPTIDFFKKLEKNASRYKTWTGELYLERHQGTYTTQARNKRYNRKMEIALRDLEFIAGLAHVLLGYRYPQEEIERIWKEVLLYQFHDILPGSSITRVYNESLERYEILLNKVKELTEEACKAIAGAVDIKASSDPFIVFNTLSWERSDWIKLDGKWIKVILPPMGYMVVDACAETRIEQILSASDKALENDLLRVEFSEDGTIISIYDKENQKEVIPEGCRANRLAVYEDIGDAWDFPINYDEKAPDFFKLVSAKGYIDGPEAILEHEYVYGESRLSQKVILTAGSRRIDFVTKVDWRESGKMLRTSFPVNVFADETTCNIQFGSIKRPTHRNTSWDMAKYEICAHKWVDMSQRDYGVALLNDCKYGHKVYENILDLNLLRSSSYPDPIADRAEHHFTYSLYPHAGDHVAGEVMKMGYELNTPLKAIRVDTKGRQGVLSDVKSFIKVDKDSVIIEAVKKAEDDEDLIVRLYESTGSGVKARIYFDFAVKEVKLVNLLEEHLADVDVKNNSVELEFKPFEIHTLKVKAL; encoded by the coding sequence ATGCCTTATTATAGTAAAGTAACGAAGTTTTGCTTGGAACAGGTTAGAAATAGGATTTTTAATGCTATTTATGAAAAAGTAGCAGAACTCAATATCAAGGCATGGGTTACACCTGAGCCTGTACCTTATGAAGAGAGGCAGAAAGGTGAAGAAAAAACGTTAAAAATCGGAGATAAATGGGGTAACTTATGGGATTGCGCATGGTTTCATTTTACAGGGGTCGTTCCTGAATCCCTGAAGGGCAAAAAGGTTGTTTTGTTGATTGATATCAACGGTGAGGCCTGCATTGTAGATGAAAATGGATGCCCACTGCAAGGATTGACAAATGTAAATTCAGATTTTGATTATTCGCTAGGTAGACCCGGCAAAAGGGTTGTGCCTGTTGCAGAACGGGCTAAAGGCGGTGAAATTATTGACATATGGGCGGATGCAGGGTGTAATGACCTTTTTGGTAAGTATAAAGGAAATGGCACGATAAAAGAAGCTCATATAGCTATATGCAACGAGGAGATGCGCAAATTATATTATGATTTTGAGGTTTTATATGAGCTTATGCAGCAATTACCTGAAGATAAAGCGAGACATCAGCGGATATTAAATGCATTAAATGAGGCTTCTATGGAGCTTAAAAATTATACAGAAGAAGAAGCAGCCAGAGCTCGCAGTATACTGGCTGTTGAACTCAACAAAAAAGGCGGAGATCCGTCATTAACGATTAGCGCTATAGGGCATGCTCATATTGATCTGGCATGGTTGTGGCCAATAAGGGAGACCATACGCAAAGGTGCTCGTACTTTTTCTACTGCATTGATGATGATGGATAAATATCCTGATTATGTTTTTGGTGCTAGCCAACCCCAGCTATATGTATGGATAAAAGAAAGATATCCACAACTTTATGAAAAGATAAAAAAGCGTGTAGCTGAAGGTCGCTGGGAGCCTCAGGGCGCCATGTGGGTAGAGGCGGATACGAATATATCAGGTGAAGAAGCACTGGTTAGGCAGATTTTGTACGGCAAGAGATTCTTTAGGAGCGAGTTTAATAAAGATATAAAGATATTGTGGCTTCCTGACGTGTTTGGCTACACGGGATCTCTCCCGCAAATTCTCAAAAAATCTGGTGTGGATTATTTTTCGACAATTAAGTTATCGTGGAGCATTTTTAATCAACATCCGCATCATACTTTTTACTGGCAGGGTATAGATGGAAGTAAAGTTCTCGTGCACATGCCACCTGAAGGCACTTATAACAGTTCTGCCGCACCTAGAGCTATTGCTAAAGCTGAAAAAGAATATCTAGATAAATCAGTTTCTGACAATTGCCTTCTGGTATTCGGTATAGGTGATGGTGGCGGTGGGCCAGGAGAAGAACATCTGGAATATCTTTTAAGAGAGAAAAACCTTGATGGCATTGCTCCTGTGAAACAGGAACCCACTATAGATTTCTTTAAGAAATTAGAGAAAAACGCTTCTAGGTACAAGACGTGGACAGGTGAACTATACCTTGAAAGGCATCAGGGTACATATACGACTCAGGCCAGAAACAAGCGATATAATAGGAAGATGGAAATTGCTTTAAGGGATCTGGAGTTTATAGCAGGTTTGGCTCATGTGTTGCTAGGCTATAGATATCCACAAGAAGAAATTGAACGTATATGGAAAGAAGTGCTCCTGTATCAGTTCCACGATATACTTCCAGGTTCTTCTATAACAAGGGTGTACAATGAGTCGCTGGAAAGATATGAAATTTTGCTCAACAAGGTAAAAGAACTGACTGAGGAAGCGTGTAAGGCCATAGCCGGCGCTGTAGATATTAAAGCTTCATCCGATCCTTTTATTGTATTTAACACCCTGTCGTGGGAGAGAAGTGATTGGATAAAATTGGATGGCAAATGGATAAAAGTAATTCTTCCGCCTATGGGCTATATGGTTGTAGATGCTTGTGCGGAAACAAGGATAGAGCAAATTTTGAGTGCTTCTGACAAAGCATTAGAAAACGATCTGTTAAGAGTAGAATTTTCTGAAGATGGTACTATTATATCAATATACGATAAGGAAAACCAGAAAGAGGTTATTCCTGAAGGATGCAGAGCCAATAGACTGGCTGTATATGAGGATATCGGAGATGCTTGGGATTTTCCGATAAACTATGATGAGAAGGCACCTGATTTCTTTAAACTGGTCTCTGCAAAAGGTTATATAGATGGACCTGAAGCTATTTTAGAACATGAATACGTTTATGGTGAATCTCGATTGTCTCAGAAAGTTATATTGACAGCTGGTAGCAGGCGCATTGATTTTGTAACAAAAGTTGACTGGCGCGAATCTGGCAAGATGTTGAGGACCTCATTCCCTGTAAACGTGTTTGCAGATGAGACGACGTGCAATATTCAGTTTGGTAGCATTAAAAGGCCCACACACAGAAATACCAGTTGGGACATGGCTAAGTATGAGATATGTGCCCATAAGTGGGTGGATATGTCCCAGCGCGATTACGGTGTGGCGCTGTTAAATGACTGTAAATATGGTCATAAGGTATATGAAAACATACTTGATCTAAATTTGCTAAGAAGCAGTTCGTACCCGGATCCTATAGCTGATAGGGCAGAACACCATTTCACCTATTCATTGTATCCTCATGCTGGCGATCATGTAGCCGGCGAGGTCATGAAGATGGGTTACGAATTAAACACTCCACTAAAAGCCATAAGGGTTGATACCAAAGGTAGGCAAGGGGTTCTGTCAGATGTTAAATCCTTTATAAAAGTGGATAAAGACAGCGTAATCATTGAGGCTGTTAAAAAGGCTGAAGATGACGAGGATTTGATAGTAAGACTTTACGAATCTACAGGTTCTGGAGTAAAAGCAAGGATATATTTTGATTTTGCTGTAAAGGAAGTCAAACTTGTCAACCTGCTGGAGGAACATCTTGCAGATGTAGATGTTAAAAATAATAGTGTTGAGCTTGAATTTAAGCCCTTTGAGATTCACACGCTAAAAGTAAAAGCCCTGTAA
- a CDS encoding phenylacetate--CoA ligase family protein, translating to MYWNKTIECMDKELLKELQLKRLKETVKRVYHNVPHYRDKMQKIGLTPEDIKTLDDIKLLPFTTKDDLRQTYPFGMFAVPLSEVVRIHASSGTTGKPTVVGYTRKDIDTWAELVARAIVSAGGGKDSIIQVSYGYGLFTGGLGLHYGAERVGAVVIPTSGGNTKRQIMFMKDFGTTILACTPSYALYLAEVMEEEGIKPEELKLKAGIFGAEPWSENMRKELEQKLHITALDIFGMSELIGPGVAMECQYKNGLHVYEDCFIAEIIDPVTGEVLPEGEKGELVITTIAKEALPVIRYRTRDITALHTDECPCGRTHARIEKILGRTDDMLIIRGVNVFPSQIETALLNVGEVEPHYQLVVDRIDNLDQLEVWVEISDKFFSDEVKELEDLKRKITHEIYSTVGINVAVKLVEPKTIERSEGKAKRVIDKRKI from the coding sequence ATGTACTGGAATAAAACCATTGAATGCATGGATAAAGAATTGCTAAAAGAACTGCAGCTTAAAAGGTTAAAAGAAACTGTTAAAAGAGTTTATCATAATGTTCCTCATTATAGGGATAAAATGCAAAAAATAGGGTTGACCCCTGAAGATATAAAGACGCTGGATGATATTAAATTGCTTCCTTTTACTACTAAGGACGATTTGAGACAAACATACCCATTTGGTATGTTTGCGGTTCCTCTAAGTGAGGTTGTGAGAATTCACGCGTCGTCAGGCACCACGGGTAAGCCCACGGTAGTAGGTTACACCAGAAAGGATATTGATACATGGGCTGAGCTGGTGGCAAGAGCTATTGTTAGTGCAGGGGGAGGAAAGGATTCTATTATACAGGTGTCGTACGGATATGGTCTTTTTACAGGAGGGTTGGGCCTCCATTACGGGGCAGAAAGGGTTGGAGCAGTCGTCATACCTACATCCGGTGGCAATACTAAAAGACAGATAATGTTTATGAAAGATTTCGGTACGACAATTCTTGCGTGCACCCCTTCTTATGCTTTATATTTAGCTGAAGTCATGGAAGAAGAGGGGATAAAGCCAGAAGAACTCAAGCTAAAAGCAGGGATATTTGGTGCGGAGCCCTGGAGTGAGAACATGAGGAAAGAATTAGAGCAAAAGCTTCACATAACGGCATTAGATATTTTTGGAATGAGCGAATTGATAGGTCCTGGTGTGGCTATGGAATGCCAGTATAAAAATGGTTTACATGTTTATGAAGATTGTTTTATTGCGGAGATAATAGATCCCGTAACAGGGGAGGTTTTACCTGAAGGGGAAAAGGGTGAATTAGTTATAACAACTATAGCTAAAGAAGCTCTCCCTGTTATAAGGTATAGGACAAGGGATATAACGGCATTGCATACAGATGAGTGCCCATGTGGAAGAACTCATGCCAGGATAGAGAAAATTCTTGGAAGAACCGATGATATGCTTATTATAAGAGGCGTGAATGTATTTCCTTCTCAGATCGAAACGGCCCTCTTAAACGTCGGTGAAGTAGAACCACATTATCAACTGGTGGTTGATAGAATAGATAATTTGGACCAGCTGGAAGTATGGGTTGAGATCTCTGATAAATTTTTCTCCGATGAGGTAAAAGAGTTGGAGGATTTAAAAAGAAAAATAACTCATGAGATTTACTCCACCGTTGGCATAAATGTCGCGGTTAAGCTGGTGGAGCCTAAAACCATTGAAAGGTCAGAAGGCAAAGCTAAAAGGGTTATTGATAAAAGAAAGATATAG
- a CDS encoding indolepyruvate oxidoreductase subunit beta, giving the protein MSKTKSILIVGVGGQGTLLASRIIGKVAQLKGYDVKVSEVHGMSQRGGSVVTYVRYGDKVFSPLIEKGQADIILGFEQLEALRWIEYLKPDGTVIVNTQKILPMPVALGLAHYPEDIFALFKKYNVNYISIDALKLAEQCGSVKVVNTILIGVLAKISQIPKEIWLEALQDCVPPKTVDLNIKAFNMGYEG; this is encoded by the coding sequence ATGAGCAAAACAAAGAGTATATTAATCGTAGGCGTCGGTGGTCAGGGTACTCTGCTAGCCAGCCGGATAATAGGAAAAGTAGCGCAGTTAAAAGGATATGATGTAAAGGTATCTGAGGTTCATGGAATGTCGCAGAGAGGCGGCAGTGTGGTTACTTATGTCAGGTATGGGGATAAGGTATTTTCACCATTGATAGAAAAAGGTCAAGCAGATATAATACTAGGATTTGAGCAATTGGAAGCTTTGAGGTGGATAGAATACTTAAAGCCGGATGGGACTGTGATTGTAAATACGCAGAAGATACTTCCGATGCCTGTGGCCCTTGGATTGGCTCATTATCCTGAAGATATCTTTGCATTATTTAAGAAATACAATGTCAATTATATATCCATAGACGCGTTAAAGTTGGCAGAACAGTGTGGAAGCGTAAAAGTTGTCAATACCATTCTAATTGGAGTACTGGCAAAGATATCGCAGATACCAAAAGAGATATGGCTTGAGGCTTTACAAGATTGTGTGCCGCCAAAGACAGTGGATTTGAACATTAAAGCTTTTAATATGGGATATGAGGGGTAG
- the trpA gene encoding tryptophan synthase subunit alpha — protein MNRIDEKFRVLREKGRKALITYITAGDPNIEMTYRLVLEMEKAGADLIELGIPYSDPLADGPVIQRASMRALANGIKIPDIMNLVKSLRQVSDVPLIYLVYYNSVFKYGIEKFVSEARDVGIDGLIIPDLPLEERGEVYDIVKQHDIHLIPLVAPTSHERIKKITENAGGFVYCVSVTGVTGQRQELDTDVKRYMEEVASYTSLPRAIGFGISGPDMIMKLKDYCEGIIVGSAVVSQIERGEGDRERIAKNVRDLVYDMKSVL, from the coding sequence ATGAACAGGATTGATGAAAAATTTCGCGTGCTTAGGGAAAAAGGTCGAAAAGCTTTGATAACGTATATTACTGCAGGTGATCCAAATATAGAGATGACCTATAGATTGGTTCTTGAGATGGAGAAAGCTGGTGCGGATTTAATAGAGCTTGGTATACCCTATTCAGATCCATTGGCTGACGGTCCAGTGATTCAAAGAGCATCGATGAGGGCTCTGGCTAACGGTATAAAAATACCAGATATCATGAATCTGGTAAAATCTTTGAGACAGGTCAGCGATGTACCTTTAATATACCTGGTATATTACAATTCGGTTTTTAAATATGGCATAGAAAAATTTGTAAGCGAAGCTCGTGATGTCGGTATAGATGGGTTGATCATTCCAGATCTTCCACTGGAAGAAAGAGGAGAAGTGTACGACATAGTGAAACAGCATGACATACACCTGATACCCCTGGTTGCTCCTACTTCCCATGAGAGGATAAAGAAAATTACAGAAAATGCTGGCGGATTTGTATACTGCGTTTCAGTCACTGGTGTAACAGGACAGAGGCAGGAGCTGGATACGGACGTGAAACGATACATGGAAGAAGTAGCTTCTTACACAAGTTTACCGCGGGCTATAGGGTTTGGTATATCTGGTCCTGATATGATTATGAAATTAAAAGATTATTGTGAAGGGATTATCGTGGGTAGTGCTGTGGTCAGCCAAATAGAAAGAGGAGAAGGCGATCGAGAAAGAATTGCAAAAAATGTACGGGATTTAGTTTATGATATGAAAAGTGTTTTATAG